GGCGTTGTCTGCGGGCACTCGCACGGTGAGGTCGCCCTGCGCAACCTTCAGGACGAGATACTTCTTCTCCTCGCCCTTGATCACACGGGTCTCGATTGCTTCGATGAGAGCGGCACCGTGGTGCGGGTAGACGACGGTCTCTCCGACCTTGAAAACCATGTGTCCTCTGCCCCTTTCGCTGATGCCATCTTAACACGCAGGGCAATTCACGTCCGGCCGACCGACCAACCTTCCGCGCAGGTCAGCGCCAGTGTCCGGGGGTTGACAAACAGCCGAAGAACATGCAAGGGCGTTCGCAGAAGATCGGCTGACTGGTCCATTGTGGACTAATACCGATCGGGTACCTCGGGGACTTGATGTCACGACCGCGAAAGCCGTTGGTTAGGCTGCGCAGGAGGTCACGGGCTCGAGCCCGTCAGCGGCATGGTCTACAGGGAGGACCCGCATTGAGACGCGCAGAGCAGACGGTGCGGCGTGGGATCGGAACGGGCTCGGCCCGTCGACGTCTCGTACCCGTGGCGCTGGCAGCAGGCATCGCCCTGATCGCAGGCGGTTGCAGTGCAGGTCAGATCACCCAGACCTCCCGCAAAGAGCCGATCATCGACGGCATCAACGGTGACGTCGGGGACATGGCGATCCGCGACGCTCAGCTGCTCTTCCCGGTCGGCGAGGACCCGCGCTACGAGGCTGGCGACAGCGTCCCGCTGAGCGTGACCCTGGTCAACACCGGCTCGGTGACCGACACGCTCGTCGAGATCACCAGCCCGTCCGCGCAGGTCGTGCAGGTCCAGGGCGACACGGTGATCCCCGGCGGCACCAGCATCGTCGCGACCGTCGACCCGAGGGACTGGACCGACGCGCAGCGGCAGCTGGCCGAGCAGCAGGAGTCCGCAGACGCCTCCGGCACCCCCGGTGACACCGAGGACGAGGACGGCGAGAACCAGGACTCCGAGGACGCCGAGAACCAGGACGGCGACCAGGACAACACGACGGGTGACGAGACCAGCCCGTCCGACCAGCCGGAATCCTCCGCGAACCGCCAGCCGCTCGAAGACAACGTGATCACGGTGGTCTTGGACGAGCTCGTCAACGACGTGCAGGCAGGCACCAACCTCGAGGTCGTGTTCGTCTTCGAGAACGCAGGCCAGATCTCGCTCCAGGTTCCGCTTGGCCCGCCCGCCGAGGGCCGCCCGGTCGAGCAGAACGACGAGCACTGAAATCCGCCGCTAGTCGGCCCTGAGTCCGCGAGACGCGCCGATCCCCCACGGGGTCGGCGCGTAGTCGCATCCAGCTGACTTCGAGCACCACCGGCGGCCGCGATCGACATCGCGTCGGGGCGGCGGCCTAGTCTGCTGACCCGTGGCCCCGACGAAGAGTGCGAAGCCCGCCCGACCGAGGTACCGCTGTGGCGAATGCGGCCTCGAGGTGCCCAAGTGGGTCGGGCGGTGTCCCGAATGCCAGGCGTGGGGCAGCATCGATGAGACCGCCGCACCGAGCCGCTCCAGTCTGAGCCGGGTGGCGGCGGGTGCCCCGGCGACGCCGGCGCGGCCGATCGCCGATGTCGATGTCGAAGCGGCCAGAGCCCGACCGACCGGCGTTCCCGAACTCGACCGCGTCCTCGGTGGCGGGATCGTGCCGGGGGCCGTGGTGTTGCTCGCAGGCGAACCGGGCGTCGGTAAATCGACCCTGCTCCTCGAAGTCGCCCACCAGTGGGCGGCGGGCCCGGGTGGCCCCGCGCTCTACATCACCGGTGAGGAGTCCGCCGGACAGGTCCGGCTGCGAGCCGAGCGCACCGGCAACGTGCACGAATCCCTCTACGTCAGCGCCGAGAGCGACCTGTCGGCGGTCCTGGGCCACGTCGACGCGGTCCGCCCCGGGCTGTTGATCCTGGACTCGGTGCAGACCGTCCAGTCACCCGAGGTCGAGGGCAGTCCGGGTGGTGTGACGCAGGTCCGCGCCGTCACGGTCGCGTTGACGGCGCTGGCCAAGGAACGCGGCCTGCCGGTGGTCCTGGTCGGCCACGTCACCAAGGACGGCTCGGTCGCGGGGCCTCGGGTATTGGAACACCTGGTCGACGTCGTGCTGCACTTCGAAGGCGACCGGCACTCCACTCTGCGCATGGTGCGCGGGGTGAAGAACCGATTCGGCCCCGCCGACGAGGTCGGCTGCTTCGAACTCGCCGACGACGGCATCGTCGGGCTGGCCGACCCTTCGGGGCTGTTCCTCAACCGGCGCGAGACCGCGGTCGCGGGCACTGCGGTGACGGTCGTCGTGGAGGGCAAACGGCCGCTGCTGGCCGAGGTGCAGGCCCTGGTGTCCAAATCCACGCTGGCCATGCCGCGACGCGCGGTCAGCGGCCTGGACTCCGCTCGGGTCTCGATGATCCTGGCGGTGTTGGAGCGGCGCGGCCGGGTGCGGCTCGGCGAGTCGGACGTCTTCACCGCGACGGTCGGCGGCATGAAGGTCAACGAACCCGCCTCAGACCTCGCGGTGGCGCTGGCCGTGGCCTCTGCGGCCAACGATCGGCCGCTCCCGCCGGATCTCGCCGTGGTCGGCGAGGTAGGCCTGGCCGGCGAGATTCGCCGGGTCGCCGGGGCGGGCAGGCGGTTCGCCGAGGCGGCCCGGCTCGGCTTCACCAGGGCGCTGGTTCCGCCGGATTCCGGGCCGCTGCCTCCCGAGCTGCGTGCCGTGGTCGTCCCCGACCTGCGTGCCGCGCTGGCGGAGTTGCGTCGGGGCGACTGACCGCCGCCGAGCCTGCCTGGCTCAGTCGGCCTCGGTCTGCCCCGCCACGCCCAGTTGTTCGCGCCTGCGCCGCAGCATCAGCAGCGTCCCCGCGACAAGACCGGCCGTGCCGAGCAGGGCCAGTAGCGCCACCGACACGCCGGTGTCCGCCAAGTCGGGGTCGCCGCCGGTGGGCGGGTTCGCTCCGGGGCC
This Actinoalloteichus hymeniacidonis DNA region includes the following protein-coding sequences:
- the radA gene encoding DNA repair protein RadA, coding for MAPTKSAKPARPRYRCGECGLEVPKWVGRCPECQAWGSIDETAAPSRSSLSRVAAGAPATPARPIADVDVEAARARPTGVPELDRVLGGGIVPGAVVLLAGEPGVGKSTLLLEVAHQWAAGPGGPALYITGEESAGQVRLRAERTGNVHESLYVSAESDLSAVLGHVDAVRPGLLILDSVQTVQSPEVEGSPGGVTQVRAVTVALTALAKERGLPVVLVGHVTKDGSVAGPRVLEHLVDVVLHFEGDRHSTLRMVRGVKNRFGPADEVGCFELADDGIVGLADPSGLFLNRRETAVAGTAVTVVVEGKRPLLAEVQALVSKSTLAMPRRAVSGLDSARVSMILAVLERRGRVRLGESDVFTATVGGMKVNEPASDLAVALAVASAANDRPLPPDLAVVGEVGLAGEIRRVAGAGRRFAEAARLGFTRALVPPDSGPLPPELRAVVVPDLRAALAELRRGD